Proteins from one Calonectris borealis unplaced genomic scaffold, bCalBor7.hap1.2 HAP1_SCAFFOLD_35, whole genome shotgun sequence genomic window:
- the LOC142076243 gene encoding olfactory receptor 14J1-like, with protein MSNGSSITHFLLLAFADTRELQLLHFWLFLGIYLAALLGNGLIITAIACDHRLHTPMYFFLLNLSLLDLGSISTTVPKAMANSLWDTRDISYAGCAAQVFFVFFLFGAEYFLLTVMAYDRYVAICQPLHYGTLLGSRACVHMAAAAWASGFLTSLLHTANTFSLPLCHGNAVDQFFCEIPQILKLSCSHSYLREVGLVTFSAFVFLGCFFFIVLSYVQIFRAVLRIPSEQGRHKAFSTCLPHLAVVSLFVSTIMFAHLKPPSVSSPSLDLVVAVLYTVVSQALNPLIYSMRNKELKDALLKLFEDKLLQRQ; from the coding sequence atgtccaacggcagctccatcacccacttcctcctcctggccttcgcagacacgcgggagctgcagctcttgcacttctggctcttcttgggcatctacctggctgccctcctgggcaacggcctcatcatcaccgccatagcctgcgaccaccgcctgcacacccccatgtacttcttcctcctcaacctctccctcctcgacctgggctccatctccaccactgttcccaaagccatggccaattccctctgggacaccagggacatctcctatgcaggatgtgctgcacaggtcttctttgtattcttcttgtttggtgcagagtattttcttctcactgtcatggcctacgaccgctacgttgccatctgccaacccctgcactacgggaccctcctgggcagcagagcttgtgtccacatggcagcagctgcctgggccagtgggtttctcacttctctcctgcacacggccaatacattttcactacccctctgccacggcaatgctgtggaccagttcttctgtgaaatcccccagatcctcaagctctcctgctcacactcctacctcagggaggttggtcTCGTCACATTTAGTGCTTTCGTAtttttgggatgtttttttttcattgtactgTCCTACGTGCAGATTTTCAGGGCTGTgttgaggatcccctctgagcagggacggcacaaagccttttccacttgcctccctcacctggccgtcgtctccctctttgtcagcaccatcatgtttgcccacctgaagcccccctccgtgtcctccccatccctggatctggtggtggcagtgctgtacacTGTGGTGTCTCAAGcactgaaccccctcatctacagcatgaggaacaaggagctcaaggacgcCCTGTTgaaactatttgaagacaaaCTACTGCAGCGTCAATAA